The Altererythrobacter sp. Root672 genome includes a window with the following:
- a CDS encoding PAS domain-containing sensor histidine kinase, with amino-acid sequence MSDTFPTEDLSDLYEQAPCGYISLSPDTRIVKANRTLANWLGLTASELLGRSFLDVLSFGGRIAYETHLAPLLRLQGFVDEIALDLIHADGSKIPVIANATEKRDEAGKHHFTRFTLLKAVDRLGYERGLRASLTKVEAAFAAEQDAAILREQFIAVLGHDLRNPLAAITAGVQMLQAREQLSERGDLILREMLASGKRASALIDNVLDFARNRLGNGFEITCDSREPLQPVLEQVVAEMRTIAPDRVFDIALSIEDPVYCDRVKIGQLVGNLLSNAVTHGDPEAPIRLTADTLGDRLSISVANGGAPIDAATQDQLFQPFFRGTVRSSQNGLGLGLFIVSEIAKAHEGSIGLVSNESETRFTFLMPLTRDA; translated from the coding sequence TTGTCTGACACCTTCCCTACCGAGGATCTCTCCGACCTCTATGAGCAAGCGCCCTGCGGCTACATCTCGCTGTCGCCCGATACGCGCATCGTCAAAGCGAACCGAACACTCGCCAATTGGTTAGGGCTAACAGCCAGCGAGTTGTTGGGGCGTTCATTCCTTGATGTGCTGAGCTTCGGAGGCCGCATAGCCTACGAAACCCACTTGGCGCCGTTGCTGAGGCTGCAGGGTTTCGTTGATGAGATAGCGCTCGATCTGATCCATGCCGACGGCTCCAAGATCCCCGTGATCGCAAATGCGACGGAGAAGCGTGACGAGGCGGGGAAGCACCATTTTACCCGCTTCACTTTGTTGAAGGCGGTGGACCGCCTTGGTTACGAGCGGGGCTTGCGTGCGTCACTGACCAAGGTCGAAGCAGCGTTTGCTGCTGAGCAAGATGCTGCGATTCTCCGAGAGCAGTTCATCGCAGTGCTCGGACATGATCTGCGCAATCCGCTCGCCGCAATCACGGCGGGCGTTCAAATGTTGCAAGCTCGCGAACAGCTCAGCGAGCGTGGCGATCTGATTCTCAGGGAGATGTTGGCAAGCGGCAAACGGGCGTCGGCGCTGATCGACAACGTGCTCGACTTTGCCCGAAATCGGCTCGGCAACGGCTTTGAGATAACTTGCGATAGCCGAGAGCCGCTCCAACCCGTCCTTGAACAAGTTGTCGCCGAAATGCGCACCATCGCGCCGGACCGTGTGTTCGACATCGCCTTATCGATTGAGGATCCAGTCTATTGCGACCGGGTCAAGATCGGCCAACTCGTAGGCAATCTGCTATCGAACGCGGTTACGCATGGGGATCCAGAAGCCCCGATCAGATTGACGGCTGACACGCTGGGTGATCGGCTTTCTATTTCTGTTGCGAATGGTGGCGCGCCGATCGACGCCGCGACGCAAGATCAGCTCTTTCAACCTTTCTTCCGCGGGACGGTGCGCAGCAGCCAGAACGGGCTAGGCCTTGGGTTGTTCATCGTCAGCGAAATTGCCAAAGCGCACGAGGGATCGATTGGGCTGGTCTCGAACGAAAGTGAAACGCGCTTCACATTTCTTATGCCTCTAACGCGCGACGCATAG
- a CDS encoding alpha/beta fold hydrolase, protein MKVTGTGSRSMMFAHGFGCDQQMWDAVAPSFEQDFRVILFDYVGAGRSDLSAYDSSKYSSLNGYADDVVEIGRTLGFHGAVFVGHSVSAMIGALASLKAPEMFSELVMVGPSARYLDDDSYHGGFSRAQIDELLEFLAENHLGWSAAMGPAIMGNPDRPELGERLTSSFCHTDPKIAREFARVTFLSDNRDDLPAIKARTLVLQCREDIIAPSTVGEYVHSRIPGSTYVLLDATGHCPNLSAPEEVTAAIRAFV, encoded by the coding sequence GTGAAAGTCACTGGAACCGGTTCCCGCTCGATGATGTTTGCGCACGGTTTCGGGTGCGACCAGCAGATGTGGGACGCCGTTGCTCCCTCGTTCGAACAGGATTTTCGCGTCATCCTCTTCGACTACGTCGGAGCCGGCAGATCCGATTTGTCGGCCTATGATTCTTCGAAGTATTCGAGTTTGAACGGCTACGCCGACGACGTAGTTGAAATCGGCCGTACCCTCGGGTTCCATGGCGCCGTGTTCGTAGGGCACTCGGTAAGCGCGATGATCGGTGCGCTGGCATCGTTAAAGGCCCCTGAGATGTTCTCCGAGCTCGTCATGGTCGGACCTTCGGCCCGCTACCTGGATGACGACAGCTATCACGGCGGGTTTTCCCGCGCGCAAATAGACGAACTGCTCGAGTTTCTTGCGGAAAATCATCTCGGCTGGTCGGCGGCGATGGGCCCTGCGATCATGGGCAATCCGGACCGTCCGGAACTCGGCGAGCGGTTGACCAGTAGTTTCTGCCATACCGATCCGAAGATCGCTCGCGAGTTCGCCAGGGTCACGTTTCTGTCTGACAACCGCGATGACCTGCCGGCAATCAAAGCCCGAACGCTCGTGCTGCAATGCCGGGAAGACATCATCGCCCCCTCGACCGTCGGTGAATACGTTCATTCCCGGATCCCCGGCAGCACCTATGTCTTGCTCGATGCAACCGGCCACTGCCCGAACTTGAGCGCTCCAGAGGAAGTGACGGCGGCGATCCGCGCGTTTGTCTGA
- a CDS encoding FAD-binding oxidoreductase, which yields MRGSAGYSEECDRAIWNKRLAQARQPDGIITVRSVDQVVEVVRFATANGLKVSPRGGGHHYGGAALRDRGLLLDLGALDFIEIDSAARVARIGAGVRGDVLSQKLAAHGFAFPVGHCADVCVSGYLLNGGFGWNSGEWGAACASVITIEMVLADGETVLASESNHPDLFWAARGGGPGFFAAVIAYHITLRPLPTVTCAWRGAFPAASAPLLADWLTAATDAAAPETEVGCFLMSHWDTGEQAIVLRVSACGDDEADARSRVSSFASPPRGATTIGDPCTEILPFVELFKLSPMPSGKRVAADHLWATAKLGELLLAVHDIPARSPHSTIDLVAYGGHSRVCLPRDGALSVGGGTGVGIYAMWDNATDDDVNRAWVRRVDAALSLFRSGRYVGEADLTASPGRVAECFEPQILQRLQSLRAKYDPNSLFFTWP from the coding sequence ATGAGGGGCTCAGCCGGGTACTCTGAAGAGTGCGATCGGGCGATCTGGAACAAGCGGCTCGCTCAGGCCCGGCAACCAGATGGGATTATAACGGTTCGCTCCGTAGACCAAGTGGTTGAAGTGGTTCGCTTTGCGACAGCAAACGGCTTGAAGGTGTCTCCGCGGGGAGGTGGCCACCACTATGGTGGTGCTGCACTACGGGATCGCGGATTGCTACTTGACCTCGGCGCGTTGGACTTCATCGAAATAGACAGCGCGGCCCGCGTTGCCCGAATTGGAGCGGGCGTGCGCGGCGACGTGCTGAGCCAGAAGCTTGCCGCGCACGGGTTCGCTTTCCCGGTTGGCCATTGCGCCGATGTGTGCGTGAGCGGTTACCTCCTCAATGGCGGCTTCGGCTGGAATTCAGGCGAATGGGGTGCAGCTTGCGCCAGCGTCATCACAATCGAAATGGTCTTGGCGGATGGTGAGACTGTCTTGGCCAGCGAGAGCAATCATCCGGACCTCTTCTGGGCAGCTCGTGGAGGAGGACCCGGGTTCTTCGCCGCGGTGATTGCGTACCACATCACCCTCCGGCCGCTACCAACTGTCACCTGCGCCTGGCGAGGCGCCTTTCCTGCCGCTAGCGCGCCGCTACTGGCCGACTGGCTCACGGCCGCGACGGATGCGGCCGCTCCGGAAACCGAAGTCGGCTGCTTCCTGATGTCGCATTGGGACACGGGTGAGCAGGCCATCGTGCTTCGGGTTTCGGCCTGCGGAGACGACGAAGCTGACGCGAGATCGCGAGTGTCGTCCTTCGCCTCCCCACCTCGTGGAGCGACCACCATTGGCGATCCTTGCACCGAGATCTTGCCGTTCGTCGAACTGTTCAAGCTGTCGCCAATGCCAAGCGGAAAGCGCGTTGCAGCGGATCACCTGTGGGCCACCGCTAAGTTGGGCGAGCTATTGCTCGCAGTTCATGACATCCCCGCGCGCAGCCCTCATTCGACGATCGATCTGGTGGCTTACGGCGGCCACTCACGAGTTTGTCTACCGAGAGATGGTGCCCTCTCGGTGGGCGGCGGTACGGGTGTCGGCATCTACGCCATGTGGGACAACGCGACCGACGATGACGTAAACCGAGCTTGGGTGCGGCGGGTCGACGCGGCGCTCAGCCTCTTTCGCTCAGGCCGTTACGTTGGCGAAGCAGATTTGACCGCGTCGCCGGGGCGTGTGGCCGAATGCTTCGAACCGCAAATCCTCCAGCGCCTGCAGAGCTTGCGCGCGAAATATGATCCAAACAGCTTGTTCTTCACTTGGCCCTGA
- a CDS encoding LuxR C-terminal-related transcriptional regulator — protein sequence MSGSADLDDLLRSLCNSPIATVVTNPRAPDNPIVGVNEAFTRLTGYAASEAIGRNCRFLAGGHTRQAGTSILREAIVRQRPVLTELLNYRQDQTPFRNAVMIAPLFDGEGRLEYFIGSQMEVGGGDMPSVARKEASRELINRLTPRQRQVLGEMILGYRNKQIAARLGLSEKTVKMHRSLLLERLGAISSMEAVRIAVEAGI from the coding sequence GTGTCCGGATCCGCCGACCTAGATGATCTATTACGTTCGCTCTGCAATTCACCGATTGCGACCGTGGTTACCAATCCGCGAGCACCGGATAATCCCATCGTCGGGGTCAACGAGGCGTTCACCCGGCTGACCGGTTACGCAGCTTCCGAAGCCATTGGCCGGAACTGCCGGTTTTTGGCCGGCGGCCACACGAGACAAGCCGGCACAAGCATCCTCCGAGAGGCAATCGTAAGGCAACGACCCGTCTTGACCGAATTGTTGAATTACCGACAAGATCAGACGCCCTTCCGGAACGCAGTAATGATCGCCCCTCTTTTCGACGGTGAGGGCAGGCTGGAGTATTTCATCGGGTCGCAGATGGAGGTCGGCGGCGGTGATATGCCCTCGGTCGCCCGCAAGGAGGCGTCGAGGGAGCTGATCAACAGGCTGACGCCTCGCCAACGGCAGGTGCTCGGCGAGATGATACTCGGCTATCGCAACAAGCAGATCGCCGCACGGCTGGGCTTAAGTGAAAAGACGGTGAAGATGCATCGCAGCCTTTTGCTTGAGCGATTGGGCGCCATTTCGTCCATGGAAGCGGTCCGGATAGCGGTCGAGGCTGGAATCTGA
- the ispH gene encoding 4-hydroxy-3-methylbut-2-enyl diphosphate reductase — protein MSHGSSAAADPRAVSQARAQLNVLLAGPRGFCAGVRRAIDAVEDALERFGPPVYVRRAIVHNLAVVRSLEDKGAVFIQELDEAPDGAVVILSAHGVARSVTDEAQRRELRYFDAVCPLVAKVHREVLKHHRAGRHVVLVGHAGHPEIVGSLGQIPEEAASVVANIEHVAELRLEPDTGVAYAIQTTYSVDEADEVVTALISRFPDIVGPASSDICYATTNRQAAVKQMVPQVDAVLVAGESFSSNANRLAEVARAHGCASVQLIAEASQIDWRSLEDCRSIGITAAASTPEASVAAIIAALRERFDITVEEFGEASEGTMFKRMKVDDHAQAF, from the coding sequence ATGTCGCACGGAAGCAGTGCTGCCGCGGATCCCAGAGCGGTCTCGCAAGCTCGCGCCCAACTGAACGTTCTGCTGGCGGGCCCCCGCGGTTTTTGCGCCGGCGTCCGGAGGGCGATCGACGCCGTCGAAGATGCGCTCGAACGGTTCGGCCCGCCGGTCTACGTGCGGCGCGCCATTGTCCATAATCTGGCTGTCGTGAGATCGCTGGAAGACAAGGGTGCGGTGTTCATTCAAGAGCTTGACGAAGCCCCGGATGGCGCAGTGGTGATCCTGTCCGCGCACGGCGTCGCCCGCAGCGTCACTGACGAGGCCCAGAGGCGGGAGTTGCGCTACTTCGATGCGGTCTGCCCGCTGGTCGCCAAAGTTCACCGCGAAGTGCTCAAGCATCACCGCGCGGGCCGTCACGTGGTCTTGGTGGGCCATGCCGGACATCCTGAAATCGTAGGCAGCCTGGGCCAGATCCCGGAGGAGGCCGCCAGCGTGGTTGCGAACATCGAACACGTGGCTGAGCTCCGTCTGGAGCCGGACACGGGGGTGGCCTACGCGATACAGACGACCTACTCCGTTGACGAGGCGGACGAAGTGGTGACCGCGCTAATCTCGCGCTTCCCGGACATCGTTGGCCCGGCGAGCAGCGACATCTGCTACGCGACGACCAACCGGCAGGCCGCGGTCAAGCAGATGGTTCCGCAGGTAGACGCGGTGCTGGTGGCCGGAGAATCGTTTTCTTCCAACGCTAACCGGCTGGCCGAAGTGGCCAGGGCTCACGGTTGCGCGTCGGTGCAGCTCATTGCCGAAGCTTCGCAGATCGACTGGCGTTCGCTGGAAGATTGCCGTTCGATCGGCATTACGGCAGCTGCGTCAACCCCTGAAGCGAGCGTTGCCGCAATCATCGCGGCGCTGCGCGAGCGCTTTGATATCACCGTGGAGGAGTTTGGCGAGGCGAGCGAAGGGACCATGTTCAAGCGGATGAAAGTCGATGATCATGCTCAGGCCTTTTGA
- a CDS encoding DUF2141 domain-containing protein: MATSAVTRAAEPQEFELLVEVSHLRNAKGMVHVCLTKVEAYFPDCKADARAHRLSVAANEAGELSFRHLASGSYALSVVHDENGNGKLDTFAKIPREGYGFSGNPPMRFGPPKFGEASFTLTPGRNLQVVRMRYLL; encoded by the coding sequence TTGGCGACTTCCGCGGTAACGCGGGCGGCCGAGCCTCAGGAGTTTGAGCTGCTTGTCGAAGTCTCCCATCTGCGCAACGCCAAGGGAATGGTTCATGTCTGCCTAACAAAGGTCGAGGCCTACTTCCCCGACTGCAAGGCCGACGCGCGGGCGCATCGTCTTAGCGTGGCGGCGAACGAGGCGGGCGAGCTGAGCTTTCGCCATTTGGCAAGCGGCAGCTATGCGCTGTCAGTTGTCCACGACGAGAACGGCAACGGAAAGCTCGACACGTTCGCTAAAATCCCGCGCGAGGGGTATGGCTTTTCGGGTAATCCACCGATGCGGTTCGGCCCGCCCAAATTCGGCGAAGCCAGTTTCACATTGACGCCTGGTCGGAATCTGCAGGTGGTCAGGATGCGGTACCTCCTTTAG
- a CDS encoding pyridoxamine 5'-phosphate oxidase family protein, with protein sequence MVIGNDELDLKRDFWNALEESQTLMLGLVADSAKMLRPMTAQIDRSGHAEDDSLAEIYFFASREEGVGASLSHTESEAIAAFQSKGHDIFASIRGSLAVVDDRATIERLWSPFAELYYEEGKADPNLLLLRLDSATAEVWRADATGFFKSIVFKLLGRDPGCANPENRIAISL encoded by the coding sequence ATGGTCATTGGTAACGACGAGTTGGATCTCAAGCGAGACTTCTGGAACGCGCTGGAGGAGAGCCAGACACTGATGCTGGGTCTCGTAGCGGACAGTGCGAAAATGCTGAGGCCGATGACCGCTCAAATCGATCGCTCTGGTCACGCCGAAGACGACAGCTTGGCAGAAATCTACTTCTTTGCCTCGCGCGAGGAGGGGGTGGGAGCGAGTCTATCGCATACCGAGAGCGAAGCTATCGCCGCATTCCAGTCGAAAGGGCATGATATCTTCGCTTCGATCCGGGGGTCGCTCGCCGTCGTCGACGATCGCGCGACGATCGAGAGGCTTTGGTCACCGTTTGCGGAACTCTACTACGAGGAGGGGAAGGCTGATCCCAACCTCCTCTTGCTCCGCCTCGATTCAGCAACAGCCGAGGTTTGGCGAGCCGACGCGACCGGTTTTTTCAAGTCTATTGTTTTCAAGTTGCTCGGCAGGGACCCGGGATGCGCAAACCCCGAGAATCGAATTGCGATCTCCCTCTGA
- a CDS encoding lipocalin family protein codes for MRKAVLAGGVLGTTILMAATALVLRRRPVGNKSVPEPAKPVDVKRYMGRWYEQFRYEAWFEKDLDAVTADYGLNDDGTVTVVNRGRKGGPGGRIKQSIGNAKIEDTATNAKLKVAFVRPFYGDYWVLDHGDEYQWSIVGEPSGRYLWILTRETNPNPDLLEQLKNRAQEMGYDLSSLRNTQH; via the coding sequence ATGAGAAAGGCAGTTCTGGCGGGCGGTGTGCTCGGCACAACGATTTTGATGGCAGCTACTGCGCTCGTCTTGCGACGAAGGCCCGTGGGCAACAAATCGGTTCCGGAACCTGCCAAACCTGTCGATGTCAAACGTTATATGGGCAGGTGGTATGAGCAATTCCGCTATGAAGCCTGGTTTGAAAAGGACCTCGACGCTGTCACTGCCGACTATGGGCTAAATGACGACGGCACGGTAACTGTCGTCAACAGGGGCCGAAAGGGCGGGCCGGGTGGGCGGATTAAGCAATCCATTGGGAACGCGAAAATTGAGGATACAGCCACCAACGCTAAACTGAAGGTCGCGTTCGTAAGACCGTTCTACGGAGACTATTGGGTGCTGGACCATGGCGACGAGTACCAGTGGTCCATTGTTGGCGAACCATCAGGTCGTTATCTTTGGATACTCACACGAGAAACGAATCCGAACCCGGACCTGTTAGAACAGCTAAAGAACCGCGCGC